A single window of Salvia splendens isolate huo1 chromosome 6, SspV2, whole genome shotgun sequence DNA harbors:
- the LOC121809129 gene encoding uncharacterized protein LOC121809129 — MRSDMEEEATVKTFFRRFSAMGRGRSSRGQGGGDRSRRAWSDREEMHFIASLKELVATGWKADNGFRSGYLFKLEESMRREFPNTDLRVSPHISSKLHTWKKFYSAVSSILERSGVGFNNHGDFKIDCDEHVWSEIIKADSGARFIRYKSWPYYADWKMVFGKDRATGNNAQDTDRANELCASGSRDSNNPGADGSPPEGEDVYDGVGLNDRVPPDEQTDSVYSNAVDSERRGARKRKRGDALDGLIDVLGKLHEDTNARLDRLSDRIGYEFDVTKARKEVFQMMGLIPGLTLSQVFIASDAILARVERLDYFMSLPEGARQPYVWHALEHYTSN; from the exons ATGAGGTCAGACATGGAGGAGGAGGCAACAGTCAAG ACATTTTTTCGCCGATTTTCAGCTATGGGAAGAGGTCGGTCCTCTCGCGGTCAAGGCGGCGGTGACCGGTCTCGGAGGGCATGGAGCGACAGGGAGGAGATGCACTTCATAGCGTCTCTGAAAGAGTTGGTTGCTACTGGATGGAAGGCCGACAATGGATTCAGATCTGGGTATCTCTTCAAGTTGGAAGAATCCATGCGCCGCGAGTTTCCGAACACTGATTTGCGGGTCAGCCCCCACATCTCCTCCAAGCTTCACACTTGGAAAAAGTTTTACTCTGCTGTGTCCTCAATTCTGGAAAGAAGTGGTGTTGGGTTCAACAACCACGGCGACTTCAAGATTGACTGTGACGAGCATGTTTGGAGTGAAATAATCAAG GCTGACAGTGGTGCTCGTTTTATTCGTTACAAGTCGTGGCCGTATTATGCGGACTGGAAGATGGTGTTCGGGAAGGATCGTGCTACCGGCAACAACGCACAAGATACTGACCGTGCGAATGAACTTTGTGCCTCTGGATCCCGTGATTCCAACAACCCCGGCGCGGATGGAAGCCCACCGGAAGGTGAAGATGTCTACGATGGAGTCGGTTTGAATGACCGTGTCCCCCCTGACGAGCAGACCGACAGTGTCTATAGCAACGCAGTAGACAGCGAGCGTCGTGGAGCAAGGAAGCGTAAAAGGGGTGATGCACTTGATGGTCTCATCGACGTCTTAGGAAAACTGCATGAGGACACAAATGCAAGGCTTGACCGTCTGAGTGATCGCATCGGGTATGAGTTTGACGTGACAAAGGCGAGGAAGGAGGTTTTCCAAATGATGGGTCTTATTCCAGGGCTGACCCTGTCTCAAGTTTTCATTGCATCCGACGCAATACTTGCGAGGGTTGAGCGGCTCGACTACTTCATGAGTCTCCCGGAGGGAGCACGCCAACCCTATGTGTGGCATGCGCTTGAGCATTACACTAGCAACTAG
- the LOC121809130 gene encoding uncharacterized protein LOC121809130, whose product MASRKTVNEMIIQIMSDIIRDHQFDIICVILIYLRSITRGRRFTNTTNRSRYSYIRRIPEQVRRLTRLTGVTDVACIENLRMDRNAFGRLCIMLRQTGDVVDGRYVTVEEQVAIFLSILAHHKKVRVVKFEHWRSGYTVSKYVHAVLRAVIKLHRTFWVVPDAVGDDCEDHRWKWFKGCLGALDGTYINVQVPNADKPRYRSRKGQICTNTLAACDRSMRFVYVLAGWEGSAGDARVLKDAVNREHGFKVPRGNYYLCDNGYANCEGFLTPYKSVRYHLKEWGPASGAPQNPRVPLTTR is encoded by the exons ATGGCAAGTAGAAAGACAGTTAACGAAATGATAATTCAGATTATGTCTGATATCATTCGGGACCATCAGTTCGACATCATCTGCGTTATCCTCATCTACCTCCGAAGCATTACCCGGGGACGACGTTTCACTAATACCACTAATCGATCCAGATATTCATATATCCGGCGGATACCTGAACAGGTTAGACGGCTGACCCGACTTACTGGTGTCACTGATGTGGCTTGTATAGAAAATTTGAGAATGGATAGAAACGCCTTTGGGAGGCTGTGTATTATGCTTCGGCAGACAGGTGACGTTGTGGACGGTCGGTATGTTACCGTGGAGGAACAAGTAGCAATTTTTCTGTCAATTTTGGCGCATCACAAGAAGGTTCGAGTAGTGAAGTTTGAGCATTGGAGGTCAGGGTATACTGTTTCCAAGTATGTCCATGCTGTCTTGCGGGCTGTGATTAAGCTTCATCGTACATTCTGGGTGGTGCCCGATGCTGTGGGTGACGACTGTGAGGATCACAGATGGAAATGGTTCAAG GGGTGCTTGGGAGCCCTTGATGGCACGTACATCAACGTGCAAGTTCCTAATGCTGACAAGCCTCGCTACCGCTCACGAAAGGGTCAGATTTGCACTAACACTCTAGCCGCTTGTGATCGTAGTATGAGATTCGTGTACGTTCTCGCCGGTTGGGAAGGCTCTGCCGGGGATGCTCGTGTCCTAAAGGATGCCGTTAATCGGGAACATGGCTTCAAAGTTCCACGAG GAAATTATTATCTATGTGATAATGGGTATGCAAATTGTGAAGGATTCCTAACACCCTATAAAAGTGTCCGATACCATCTCAAAGAATGGGGCCCGGCAAGTGGAGCCCCTCAGAATCCAC GAGTACCTCTTACTACCCGGTGA